Proteins found in one Sardina pilchardus chromosome 11, fSarPil1.1, whole genome shotgun sequence genomic segment:
- the tnnt3b gene encoding troponin T type 3b (skeletal, fast) isoform X2 produces MSDTEVDQVEDYEGEAEEVVEVEVAPEAEPEAEAEPEPEEAPEPEPEPEPEPEPEPEVEPEPEPEPEPEPEPEVEEEAYEEEVEEGEQDEEKPKFKPSAPKIPDGDKVDFDDIQKKRQNKDLIELQGLIDNHFEQRKKEEEELIALKERIEKRRAERSEQQRIRAEKDKERQARREEERLKREEADAKKKADDEAKKKSALSSMGSSYSSHLQKAEGKRGKKQTEREKKKKILADRRKALNIDHLNEDKLKEKAKELWDWMHQLESEKFDHMEKLKRQKYEVVSLRNRIDELQKHSKKGAATRRRK; encoded by the exons atgtctgatactgaagt AGATCAGGTCGAGG ATTACGAGGGGGAAG CCGAAGAGGTAGTGGAGGTAGAAGTAGCtccagaggcagagccagaggcagAGGCCGAGCCTGAGCCTGAGGAGGctccagagccagagccagagcctgaGCCAGAACCAGAGCCTGAGCCAGAGGtagagccagagccagaaccagagcctgagcctgagcctgagccAGAGGTGGAGGAAG AGGCCTATGAAGAGGAAG TCGAGGAGGGAGAACAAGATG AGGAGAAGCCAAAGTTCAA GCCCAGCGCTCCCAAAATCCCTGATGGCGACAAAGTTGACTTTGAT GACATCCAGAAGAAGCGTCAGAATAAGGATCTCATTGAGCTGCAGGGGCTGATTGATAATCACTTTgagcagaggaagaaggaggaggaggagctcattGCTCTCAAAGAAAGAATC GAGAAACGTAGGGCTGAGAGGTCCGAGCAGCAGAGAATTCGTGCCGAGAAGGACAAAGAGCGTCAGGCCAgacgtgag GAGGAGAGGCTGAAGAGGGAGGAGGCAGATGCCAAGAAGAAGGCTGACGATGAGGCAAAGAAGAAGTCCGCCCTGTCCAGCATGGGCTCCAGCTACAGCAGCCACCTGCAGAAG GCTGAAGGAAAGAGAGGCAAGaagcagactgagagagagaagaagaagaagatcctGGCTGACAGGCGCAAGGCTCTCAACATTGACCATCTGAACGAGGATAAACTGAA GGAGAAGGCCAAGGAGCTGTGGGACTGGATGCACCAGTTGGAGTCTGAGAAGTTCGACCACATGGAGAAGCTGAAGAGACAGAAGTATGAG GTCGTGTCACTGCGAAACCGCATTGATGAGCTGCAGAAACA CAGCAAGAAGGGCGCCGCCACCCGCCGCAGAAAGTAG
- the tnnt3b gene encoding troponin T type 3b (skeletal, fast) isoform X5, whose product MSDTEVDQVEDYEGEAEEVVEVEVAPEAEPEAEAEPEPEEAPEPEPEPEPEPEPEPEVEPEPEPEPEPEPEPEVEEEAYEEEEEKPKFKPSAPKIPDGDKVDFDDIQKKRQNKDLIELQGLIDNHFEQRKKEEEELIALKERIEKRRAERSEQQRIRAEKDKERQARREEERLKREEADAKKKADDEAKKKSALSSMGSSYSSHLQKAEGKRGKKQTEREKKKKILADRRKALNIDHLNEDKLKEKAKELWDWMHQLESEKFDHMEKLKRQKYEVVSLRNRIDELQKHSKKGAATRRRK is encoded by the exons atgtctgatactgaagt AGATCAGGTCGAGG ATTACGAGGGGGAAG CCGAAGAGGTAGTGGAGGTAGAAGTAGCtccagaggcagagccagaggcagAGGCCGAGCCTGAGCCTGAGGAGGctccagagccagagccagagcctgaGCCAGAACCAGAGCCTGAGCCAGAGGtagagccagagccagaaccagagcctgagcctgagcctgagccAGAGGTGGAGGAAG AGGCCTATGAAGAGGAAG AGGAGAAGCCAAAGTTCAA GCCCAGCGCTCCCAAAATCCCTGATGGCGACAAAGTTGACTTTGAT GACATCCAGAAGAAGCGTCAGAATAAGGATCTCATTGAGCTGCAGGGGCTGATTGATAATCACTTTgagcagaggaagaaggaggaggaggagctcattGCTCTCAAAGAAAGAATC GAGAAACGTAGGGCTGAGAGGTCCGAGCAGCAGAGAATTCGTGCCGAGAAGGACAAAGAGCGTCAGGCCAgacgtgag GAGGAGAGGCTGAAGAGGGAGGAGGCAGATGCCAAGAAGAAGGCTGACGATGAGGCAAAGAAGAAGTCCGCCCTGTCCAGCATGGGCTCCAGCTACAGCAGCCACCTGCAGAAG GCTGAAGGAAAGAGAGGCAAGaagcagactgagagagagaagaagaagaagatcctGGCTGACAGGCGCAAGGCTCTCAACATTGACCATCTGAACGAGGATAAACTGAA GGAGAAGGCCAAGGAGCTGTGGGACTGGATGCACCAGTTGGAGTCTGAGAAGTTCGACCACATGGAGAAGCTGAAGAGACAGAAGTATGAG GTCGTGTCACTGCGAAACCGCATTGATGAGCTGCAGAAACA CAGCAAGAAGGGCGCCGCCACCCGCCGCAGAAAGTAG
- the tnnt3b gene encoding troponin T type 3b (skeletal, fast) isoform X1, whose product MSDTEVDQVEDYEGEAEEVVEVEVAPEAEPEAEAEPEPEEAPEPEPEPEPEPEPEPEVEPEPEPEPEPEPEPEVEEEAYEEEVEEGEQDEEKPKFKPSAPKIPDGDKVDFDDIQKKRQNKDLIELQGLIDNHFEQRKKEEEELIALKERIEKRRAERSEQQRIRAEKDKERQARREEERLKREEADAKKKADDEAKKKSALSSMGSSYSSHLQKAEGKRGKKQTEREKKKKILADRRKALNIDHLNEDKLKEKAKELWDWMHQLESEKFDHMEKLKRQKYEVTTLRKRVEELSKFSKKGAATRRRK is encoded by the exons atgtctgatactgaagt AGATCAGGTCGAGG ATTACGAGGGGGAAG CCGAAGAGGTAGTGGAGGTAGAAGTAGCtccagaggcagagccagaggcagAGGCCGAGCCTGAGCCTGAGGAGGctccagagccagagccagagcctgaGCCAGAACCAGAGCCTGAGCCAGAGGtagagccagagccagaaccagagcctgagcctgagcctgagccAGAGGTGGAGGAAG AGGCCTATGAAGAGGAAG TCGAGGAGGGAGAACAAGATG AGGAGAAGCCAAAGTTCAA GCCCAGCGCTCCCAAAATCCCTGATGGCGACAAAGTTGACTTTGAT GACATCCAGAAGAAGCGTCAGAATAAGGATCTCATTGAGCTGCAGGGGCTGATTGATAATCACTTTgagcagaggaagaaggaggaggaggagctcattGCTCTCAAAGAAAGAATC GAGAAACGTAGGGCTGAGAGGTCCGAGCAGCAGAGAATTCGTGCCGAGAAGGACAAAGAGCGTCAGGCCAgacgtgag GAGGAGAGGCTGAAGAGGGAGGAGGCAGATGCCAAGAAGAAGGCTGACGATGAGGCAAAGAAGAAGTCCGCCCTGTCCAGCATGGGCTCCAGCTACAGCAGCCACCTGCAGAAG GCTGAAGGAAAGAGAGGCAAGaagcagactgagagagagaagaagaagaagatcctGGCTGACAGGCGCAAGGCTCTCAACATTGACCATCTGAACGAGGATAAACTGAA GGAGAAGGCCAAGGAGCTGTGGGACTGGATGCACCAGTTGGAGTCTGAGAAGTTCGACCACATGGAGAAGCTGAAGAGACAGAAGTATGAG GTTACAACACTACGTAAGAGAGTGGAGGAGCTCAGTAAATT CAGCAAGAAGGGCGCCGCCACCCGCCGCAGAAAGTAG
- the tnnt3b gene encoding troponin T type 3b (skeletal, fast) isoform X4, producing the protein MSDTEVDQVEDYEGEAEEVVEVEVAPEAEPEAEAEPEPEEAPEPEPEPEPEPEPEPEVEPEPEPEPEPEPEPEVEEEAYEEEEEKPKFKPSAPKIPDGDKVDFDDIQKKRQNKDLIELQGLIDNHFEQRKKEEEELIALKERIEKRRAERSEQQRIRAEKDKERQARREEERLKREEADAKKKADDEAKKKSALSSMGSSYSSHLQKAEGKRGKKQTEREKKKKILADRRKALNIDHLNEDKLKEKAKELWDWMHQLESEKFDHMEKLKRQKYEVTTLRKRVEELSKFSKKGAATRRRK; encoded by the exons atgtctgatactgaagt AGATCAGGTCGAGG ATTACGAGGGGGAAG CCGAAGAGGTAGTGGAGGTAGAAGTAGCtccagaggcagagccagaggcagAGGCCGAGCCTGAGCCTGAGGAGGctccagagccagagccagagcctgaGCCAGAACCAGAGCCTGAGCCAGAGGtagagccagagccagaaccagagcctgagcctgagcctgagccAGAGGTGGAGGAAG AGGCCTATGAAGAGGAAG AGGAGAAGCCAAAGTTCAA GCCCAGCGCTCCCAAAATCCCTGATGGCGACAAAGTTGACTTTGAT GACATCCAGAAGAAGCGTCAGAATAAGGATCTCATTGAGCTGCAGGGGCTGATTGATAATCACTTTgagcagaggaagaaggaggaggaggagctcattGCTCTCAAAGAAAGAATC GAGAAACGTAGGGCTGAGAGGTCCGAGCAGCAGAGAATTCGTGCCGAGAAGGACAAAGAGCGTCAGGCCAgacgtgag GAGGAGAGGCTGAAGAGGGAGGAGGCAGATGCCAAGAAGAAGGCTGACGATGAGGCAAAGAAGAAGTCCGCCCTGTCCAGCATGGGCTCCAGCTACAGCAGCCACCTGCAGAAG GCTGAAGGAAAGAGAGGCAAGaagcagactgagagagagaagaagaagaagatcctGGCTGACAGGCGCAAGGCTCTCAACATTGACCATCTGAACGAGGATAAACTGAA GGAGAAGGCCAAGGAGCTGTGGGACTGGATGCACCAGTTGGAGTCTGAGAAGTTCGACCACATGGAGAAGCTGAAGAGACAGAAGTATGAG GTTACAACACTACGTAAGAGAGTGGAGGAGCTCAGTAAATT CAGCAAGAAGGGCGCCGCCACCCGCCGCAGAAAGTAG
- the tnnt3b gene encoding troponin T type 3b (skeletal, fast) isoform X6 has protein sequence MSDTEVDQVEDYEGEAEEVVEVEVAPEAEPEAEAEPEPEEAPEPEPEPEPEPEPEPEVEPEPEPEPEPEPEPEVEEEEKPKFKPSAPKIPDGDKVDFDDIQKKRQNKDLIELQGLIDNHFEQRKKEEEELIALKERIEKRRAERSEQQRIRAEKDKERQARREEERLKREEADAKKKADDEAKKKSALSSMGSSYSSHLQKAEGKRGKKQTEREKKKKILADRRKALNIDHLNEDKLKEKAKELWDWMHQLESEKFDHMEKLKRQKYEVTTLRKRVEELSKFSKKGAATRRRK, from the exons atgtctgatactgaagt AGATCAGGTCGAGG ATTACGAGGGGGAAG CCGAAGAGGTAGTGGAGGTAGAAGTAGCtccagaggcagagccagaggcagAGGCCGAGCCTGAGCCTGAGGAGGctccagagccagagccagagcctgaGCCAGAACCAGAGCCTGAGCCAGAGGtagagccagagccagaaccagagcctgagcctgagcctgagccAGAGGTGGAGGAAG AGGAGAAGCCAAAGTTCAA GCCCAGCGCTCCCAAAATCCCTGATGGCGACAAAGTTGACTTTGAT GACATCCAGAAGAAGCGTCAGAATAAGGATCTCATTGAGCTGCAGGGGCTGATTGATAATCACTTTgagcagaggaagaaggaggaggaggagctcattGCTCTCAAAGAAAGAATC GAGAAACGTAGGGCTGAGAGGTCCGAGCAGCAGAGAATTCGTGCCGAGAAGGACAAAGAGCGTCAGGCCAgacgtgag GAGGAGAGGCTGAAGAGGGAGGAGGCAGATGCCAAGAAGAAGGCTGACGATGAGGCAAAGAAGAAGTCCGCCCTGTCCAGCATGGGCTCCAGCTACAGCAGCCACCTGCAGAAG GCTGAAGGAAAGAGAGGCAAGaagcagactgagagagagaagaagaagaagatcctGGCTGACAGGCGCAAGGCTCTCAACATTGACCATCTGAACGAGGATAAACTGAA GGAGAAGGCCAAGGAGCTGTGGGACTGGATGCACCAGTTGGAGTCTGAGAAGTTCGACCACATGGAGAAGCTGAAGAGACAGAAGTATGAG GTTACAACACTACGTAAGAGAGTGGAGGAGCTCAGTAAATT CAGCAAGAAGGGCGCCGCCACCCGCCGCAGAAAGTAG
- the tnnt3b gene encoding troponin T type 3b (skeletal, fast) isoform X7 — MSDTEVDQVEDYEGEAEEVVEVEVAPEAEPEAEAEPEPEEAPEPEPEPEPEPEPEPEVEEEAYEEEVEEGEQDEEKPKFKPSAPKIPDGDKVDFDDIQKKRQNKDLIELQGLIDNHFEQRKKEEEELIALKERIEKRRAERSEQQRIRAEKDKERQARREEERLKREEADAKKKADDEAKKKSALSSMGSSYSSHLQKAEGKRGKKQTEREKKKKILADRRKALNIDHLNEDKLKEKAKELWDWMHQLESEKFDHMEKLKRQKYEVTTLRKRVEELSKFSKKGAATRRRK; from the exons atgtctgatactgaagt AGATCAGGTCGAGG ATTACGAGGGGGAAG CCGAAGAGGTAGTGGAGGTAGAAGTAGCtccagaggcagagccagaggcagAGGCCGAGCCTGAGCCTGAGGAGGctccagagccagagccagagcctgaGCCAGAACCAGAGCCTGAGCCAGAG GTGGAGGAAG AGGCCTATGAAGAGGAAG TCGAGGAGGGAGAACAAGATG AGGAGAAGCCAAAGTTCAA GCCCAGCGCTCCCAAAATCCCTGATGGCGACAAAGTTGACTTTGAT GACATCCAGAAGAAGCGTCAGAATAAGGATCTCATTGAGCTGCAGGGGCTGATTGATAATCACTTTgagcagaggaagaaggaggaggaggagctcattGCTCTCAAAGAAAGAATC GAGAAACGTAGGGCTGAGAGGTCCGAGCAGCAGAGAATTCGTGCCGAGAAGGACAAAGAGCGTCAGGCCAgacgtgag GAGGAGAGGCTGAAGAGGGAGGAGGCAGATGCCAAGAAGAAGGCTGACGATGAGGCAAAGAAGAAGTCCGCCCTGTCCAGCATGGGCTCCAGCTACAGCAGCCACCTGCAGAAG GCTGAAGGAAAGAGAGGCAAGaagcagactgagagagagaagaagaagaagatcctGGCTGACAGGCGCAAGGCTCTCAACATTGACCATCTGAACGAGGATAAACTGAA GGAGAAGGCCAAGGAGCTGTGGGACTGGATGCACCAGTTGGAGTCTGAGAAGTTCGACCACATGGAGAAGCTGAAGAGACAGAAGTATGAG GTTACAACACTACGTAAGAGAGTGGAGGAGCTCAGTAAATT CAGCAAGAAGGGCGCCGCCACCCGCCGCAGAAAGTAG
- the tnnt3b gene encoding troponin T type 3b (skeletal, fast) isoform X3, which translates to MSDTEVDQVEAEEVVEVEVAPEAEPEAEAEPEPEEAPEPEPEPEPEPEPEPEVEPEPEPEPEPEPEPEVEEEAYEEEVEEGEQDEEKPKFKPSAPKIPDGDKVDFDDIQKKRQNKDLIELQGLIDNHFEQRKKEEEELIALKERIEKRRAERSEQQRIRAEKDKERQARREEERLKREEADAKKKADDEAKKKSALSSMGSSYSSHLQKAEGKRGKKQTEREKKKKILADRRKALNIDHLNEDKLKEKAKELWDWMHQLESEKFDHMEKLKRQKYEVTTLRKRVEELSKFSKKGAATRRRK; encoded by the exons atgtctgatactgaagt AGATCAGGTCGAGG CCGAAGAGGTAGTGGAGGTAGAAGTAGCtccagaggcagagccagaggcagAGGCCGAGCCTGAGCCTGAGGAGGctccagagccagagccagagcctgaGCCAGAACCAGAGCCTGAGCCAGAGGtagagccagagccagaaccagagcctgagcctgagcctgagccAGAGGTGGAGGAAG AGGCCTATGAAGAGGAAG TCGAGGAGGGAGAACAAGATG AGGAGAAGCCAAAGTTCAA GCCCAGCGCTCCCAAAATCCCTGATGGCGACAAAGTTGACTTTGAT GACATCCAGAAGAAGCGTCAGAATAAGGATCTCATTGAGCTGCAGGGGCTGATTGATAATCACTTTgagcagaggaagaaggaggaggaggagctcattGCTCTCAAAGAAAGAATC GAGAAACGTAGGGCTGAGAGGTCCGAGCAGCAGAGAATTCGTGCCGAGAAGGACAAAGAGCGTCAGGCCAgacgtgag GAGGAGAGGCTGAAGAGGGAGGAGGCAGATGCCAAGAAGAAGGCTGACGATGAGGCAAAGAAGAAGTCCGCCCTGTCCAGCATGGGCTCCAGCTACAGCAGCCACCTGCAGAAG GCTGAAGGAAAGAGAGGCAAGaagcagactgagagagagaagaagaagaagatcctGGCTGACAGGCGCAAGGCTCTCAACATTGACCATCTGAACGAGGATAAACTGAA GGAGAAGGCCAAGGAGCTGTGGGACTGGATGCACCAGTTGGAGTCTGAGAAGTTCGACCACATGGAGAAGCTGAAGAGACAGAAGTATGAG GTTACAACACTACGTAAGAGAGTGGAGGAGCTCAGTAAATT CAGCAAGAAGGGCGCCGCCACCCGCCGCAGAAAGTAG
- the tnnt3b gene encoding troponin T type 3b (skeletal, fast) isoform X8 has protein sequence MSDTEVDQVEDYEGEAEEVVEVEVAPEAEPEAEAEPEPEEAPEPEPEPEPEPEPEPEVEEEAYEEEEEKPKFKPSAPKIPDGDKVDFDDIQKKRQNKDLIELQGLIDNHFEQRKKEEEELIALKERIEKRRAERSEQQRIRAEKDKERQARREEERLKREEADAKKKADDEAKKKSALSSMGSSYSSHLQKAEGKRGKKQTEREKKKKILADRRKALNIDHLNEDKLKEKAKELWDWMHQLESEKFDHMEKLKRQKYEVTTLRKRVEELSKFSKKGAATRRRK, from the exons atgtctgatactgaagt AGATCAGGTCGAGG ATTACGAGGGGGAAG CCGAAGAGGTAGTGGAGGTAGAAGTAGCtccagaggcagagccagaggcagAGGCCGAGCCTGAGCCTGAGGAGGctccagagccagagccagagcctgaGCCAGAACCAGAGCCTGAGCCAGAG GTGGAGGAAG AGGCCTATGAAGAGGAAG AGGAGAAGCCAAAGTTCAA GCCCAGCGCTCCCAAAATCCCTGATGGCGACAAAGTTGACTTTGAT GACATCCAGAAGAAGCGTCAGAATAAGGATCTCATTGAGCTGCAGGGGCTGATTGATAATCACTTTgagcagaggaagaaggaggaggaggagctcattGCTCTCAAAGAAAGAATC GAGAAACGTAGGGCTGAGAGGTCCGAGCAGCAGAGAATTCGTGCCGAGAAGGACAAAGAGCGTCAGGCCAgacgtgag GAGGAGAGGCTGAAGAGGGAGGAGGCAGATGCCAAGAAGAAGGCTGACGATGAGGCAAAGAAGAAGTCCGCCCTGTCCAGCATGGGCTCCAGCTACAGCAGCCACCTGCAGAAG GCTGAAGGAAAGAGAGGCAAGaagcagactgagagagagaagaagaagaagatcctGGCTGACAGGCGCAAGGCTCTCAACATTGACCATCTGAACGAGGATAAACTGAA GGAGAAGGCCAAGGAGCTGTGGGACTGGATGCACCAGTTGGAGTCTGAGAAGTTCGACCACATGGAGAAGCTGAAGAGACAGAAGTATGAG GTTACAACACTACGTAAGAGAGTGGAGGAGCTCAGTAAATT CAGCAAGAAGGGCGCCGCCACCCGCCGCAGAAAGTAG
- the tnnt3b gene encoding troponin T type 3b (skeletal, fast) isoform X9 has product MSDTEVDQVEDYEGEEEKPKFKPSAPKIPDGDKVDFDDIQKKRQNKDLIELQGLIDNHFEQRKKEEEELIALKERIEKRRAERSEQQRIRAEKDKERQARREEERLKREEADAKKKADDEAKKKSALSSMGSSYSSHLQKAEGKRGKKQTEREKKKKILADRRKALNIDHLNEDKLKEKAKELWDWMHQLESEKFDHMEKLKRQKYEVTTLRKRVEELSKFSKKGAATRRRK; this is encoded by the exons atgtctgatactgaagt AGATCAGGTCGAGG ATTACGAGGGGGAAG AGGAGAAGCCAAAGTTCAA GCCCAGCGCTCCCAAAATCCCTGATGGCGACAAAGTTGACTTTGAT GACATCCAGAAGAAGCGTCAGAATAAGGATCTCATTGAGCTGCAGGGGCTGATTGATAATCACTTTgagcagaggaagaaggaggaggaggagctcattGCTCTCAAAGAAAGAATC GAGAAACGTAGGGCTGAGAGGTCCGAGCAGCAGAGAATTCGTGCCGAGAAGGACAAAGAGCGTCAGGCCAgacgtgag GAGGAGAGGCTGAAGAGGGAGGAGGCAGATGCCAAGAAGAAGGCTGACGATGAGGCAAAGAAGAAGTCCGCCCTGTCCAGCATGGGCTCCAGCTACAGCAGCCACCTGCAGAAG GCTGAAGGAAAGAGAGGCAAGaagcagactgagagagagaagaagaagaagatcctGGCTGACAGGCGCAAGGCTCTCAACATTGACCATCTGAACGAGGATAAACTGAA GGAGAAGGCCAAGGAGCTGTGGGACTGGATGCACCAGTTGGAGTCTGAGAAGTTCGACCACATGGAGAAGCTGAAGAGACAGAAGTATGAG GTTACAACACTACGTAAGAGAGTGGAGGAGCTCAGTAAATT CAGCAAGAAGGGCGCCGCCACCCGCCGCAGAAAGTAG
- the LOC134096018 gene encoding myoblast determination protein 1 homolog 1-like, whose protein sequence is MELDISFPITSADDFYDDPCFNTSDMQFFEDLDPRLVHVGLLKPDEHQQNEDEHIRAPSGHHQAGRCLLWACKACKRKTTNADRRKAATMRERRRLSKVNDAFETLKRCTSTNPNQRLPKVEILRNAISYIESLQTLLRAGGGQEETYYPVLDYSGDSDASSPRSNCSDGMADFSGPACTSRRRNNYDSAYFNETPNDSRNNKNSVISSLDCLSSIVERITTDTSPCPAVQEGSEGSPCSSQEGSVLSEPVATVPSPTSCIPASHDPNPIYQVL, encoded by the exons ATGGAGTTGGATATCTCTTTCCCAATCACCTCCGCAGACGACTTTTATGACGATCCATGTTTCAACACCAGTGACATGCAGTTCTTTGAGGATTTGGATCCCAGGTTGGTACACGTTGGTCTGCTGAAACCAGACGAACACCAGCAGAATGAAGACGAGCACATCCGCGCACCAAGTGGGCACCACCAGGCTGGAAGATGCCTTTTGTGGGCATGCAAAGCctgcaaaagaaaaacaaccaaCGCAGATCGCAGGAAAGCCGCAACTATGCGCGAGAGGAGGCGGCTGTCGAAAGTCAATGATGCGTTTGAGACGCTGAAGAGATGCACGTCCACAAATCCGAACCAGAGGCTGCCAAAGGTGGAGATTCTTAGAAATGCTATCAGCTACATCGAATCTTTACAGACCTTGCTtagggcaggaggaggacaagaggaAACCTACTACCCAGTGCTCGACTACAGCGGTGACTCTGACGCATCCAGTCCGAGGTCCAACTGCTCTGATGGCATG GCTGACTTCAGTGGGCCAGCTTGCACTTCAAGGAGAAGGAACAATTATGACAGCGCTTACTTCAACGAAACACCAAATG ATTCCAGAAACAACAAAAACTCAGTTATTTCCAGTCTGGACTGTCTATCGAGCATTGTGGAGAGGATCACCACAGATACCTCTCCGTGTCCGGCTGTTCAGGAGGGCTCTGAGGGTAGCCCCTGCTCCTCCCAGGAGGGATCTGTGCTGTCCGAGCCCGTTGCGACCGTTCCGTCACCGACCAGCTGTATCCCTGCTTCGCACGATCCCAACCCAATTTATCAAGTGCTGTGA